The Osmerus eperlanus chromosome 7, fOsmEpe2.1, whole genome shotgun sequence genome includes a region encoding these proteins:
- the scnm1 gene encoding sodium channel modifier 1, translating to MSFKREGNDSSQLNILKKRRVADLLSNFIPEDEAALLKNGRYTCLVCSYRPVFDTVDMLTVHRKGKRHLEGMKWYYGQKKQLQNEIVKRKHQDYVLAEDSRQEPSSSAPLLTQTRKIAHHALLKTAPYNSCHKKTSTKSEKGPANSGSEINISPSSTTSSPQHQTREQPSINAAYSTPTVNQGLCPSERKNESKTSNPTVSHESEHLTAQRRRELEHYLKLKSAGWLQDRSGQWVKDENVEFDSDEEEPAPVPSSPGDSTNNRPEDQH from the exons ATGTCTTTCAAACGAGAAGGCaatgactcaagtcaactgaaTATTCTGAAG AAACGACGTGTTGCAGATCtcctatctaactttattccaGAAGACGAAGCAGCCTTGTTGAAAAATGGAAG ATACACTTGCCTTGTGTGCTCCTACCGTCCTGTTTTTGATACAGTTGACATGCTAACAGTACACCGGAAGGGTAAAAGGCATCTTGAAG GAATGAAGTGGTATTATGGACAGAAAAAACAACTGCAAAATGAAATAGTAAAAAGGAAGCATCAGGACTATGTTCTAGCTGAAGACAGTAGACAG GAACCTTCCAGTTCAGCCCCCCTTCTGACACAGACACGCAAGATTGCCCATCATGCCTTACTGAAAACTGCACCCTACAATAGTTGCCATAAAAAGACCAG CACCAAGTCTGAAAAGGGGCCAGCAAATTCAGGCTCAGAGATTAATATCAGCCCTTCCAGCACAACATCATCACCTCAGCACCAAACAAGAGAGCAACCCTCAATCAATGCAGCCTACAGCACACCAACAG TTAATCAGGGATTGTGTCCATCTGAGAGGAAGAATGAGTCGAAGACATCAAATCCAACAGTGTCCCATGAGTCTGAACATTTAACAGCCCAGAGAAGACGAGAGTTGGAGCATTATCTAAAGTTGAAAAG TGCGGGGTGGCTGCAGGATAGAAGTGGTCAGTGGGTTAAGGATGAGAATGTGGAGTTTGATTCAGACGAAGAGGAACCTGCTCCTGTACCATCTTCCCCTGGTGACTCAACCAATaacagaccagaggaccagcATTGA